In the Helianthus annuus cultivar XRQ/B chromosome 11, HanXRQr2.0-SUNRISE, whole genome shotgun sequence genome, one interval contains:
- the LOC118484231 gene encoding GTPase Der-like, which produces MKKTIFVIAERFCVSHKKSSGVNKKPREEGFYVNKRKKMICVIKRALCVVGVRKEDQIFVIKKIENLSGANLCGSAIRVEKDMCGAVAEKTTVREKRVTCVGAVLVVLMGLSYLMWDSTHLFKLYDKNQTVPAQDDVCDDTRDFGGVEFSKVDTHLLPTVLLIGRPNVGKSALFNPLIRRREDLVYNTPNDHVTRDIREGIAKLGYLRFKVLDSAGLEAEASSGYVLGRTAEMTASVLRKCKSALFLIDARDGLQPMDLDVGKWLRKHAPGMKIVTIMNTAESLDDGFGSACEATRTLGFGDPVALSAETGLGMNDLYRVLRPLLEQQQMLLQTVQVCNSDETNEEESKLPLKLAFVGRPNVGNSTLLNAILQEEPVL; this is translated from the exons ATGAAGAAGACAATCTTTGTGATTGCGGAACGGTTCTGTGTGAGCCATAAGAAGAGTTCAGGGGTGAACAAGAAACCAAGAGAAGAAGGGTTCTACGTGAACAAAAGGAAGAAGATGATCTGTGTGATCAAGCGTGCTCTGTGTGTCGTAGGCGTGAGAAAGGAGGACCAGATCTTTGTGATCAAAAAGATCGAAAACCTTAGTGGTGCT AACCTGTGTGGTTCAGCGATTCGAGTCGAGAAAGACATGTGTGGTGCGGTTGCGGAGAAGACAACTGTTCGAGAGAAGCGTGTGACCTGCGTTGGGGCTGT ATTAGTTGTTCTAATGGGCCTATCATATTTGATGTGGGATTCTACGCATCTGTTTAAGCTTTATGATAAGAACCAAACCGTTCCAGCTCAGGATGATGTATGTGATGATACCAGAGACTTTGGTGGTGTTGAGTTCAGCAAAGTAGATACACACTTGCTTCCGACTGTACTTCTCATTGGCCGCCCCAATGTGGGCAAATCCGCATTGTTTAATCC TTTGATTAGAAGAAGAGAGGATCTTGTGTACAACACTCCTAACGATCATGTGACTAGAGACATACGAGAAGGGATTGCGAAATTGGGTTATTTGCGATTTAAGGTGTTGGATTCAGCCGGGTTAGAGGCCGAGGCTTCGTCTGGTTACGTTCTTGGCCGGACTGCAGAAATGACCGCAAGTGTGTTGAGAAAGTGTAAATCCGCACTATTTCTTATTGATGCAAG AGACGGGTTGCAGCCCATGGATTTGGATGTTGGAAAGTGGCTAAGAAAGCATGCTCCGGGAATGAAGATTGTTACGATAATGAATACAGCTGAATCACTTGATGATGGTTTTGGGTCTGCTTGTGAAGCCACGCGTACATTGGGATTTGGAGATCCTGTTGCTCTCTCTGCAGAAACTGGTTTAGGGATGAATGATTTATATCGAGTTCTCAGGCCATTGCTTGAACAACAACAAATGCTTCTTCAAACTGTACAAG TTTGCAACTCAGATGAAACTAATGAAGAGGAGTCAAAGCTACCACTGAAGTTAGCATTTGTGGGCCGGCCTAATGTTGGCAACTCAACCTTGTTGAATGCAATTCTGCAGGAAGAGCCTGTTTTGTGA
- the LOC118484232 gene encoding uncharacterized protein LOC118484232 has product MADSGGAFPSNAVVIKDGSSFSQFQCPILKSTNYTVWAIRIKAILRANGLWEMIEPKENTQADEKKDMMGTAYLYQALPEDMIIQVASCKSAKEIWDALKTRHIGADRVQKARLQTLKTEFEVLKMKEEDTIDSFTARLNSIVTRASGLGSTFDQPTLVRKLLSSVPKRFVQIVATIEQFADLETTTLDETIGRLKAYEERTGLMDENPVYNQEKLMYTRRDKNYGRGRRFGKNGQGRFNSSQDKWRDGKFKQEDDDEDSSHDAYKNGSNQKKFGKDLSKIKCYNCQKFGHYASDCVLNQIKEEKKQI; this is encoded by the coding sequence ATGGCGGATTCAGGAGGAGCCTTTCCGTCAAACGCGGTAGTGATTAAAGATGGTAGTTCGTTCTCCCAGTTTCAGTGTCCTATCTTAAAGTCTACAAACTATACGGTATGGGCAATCCGTATAAAAGCCATTTTGAGGGCAAACGGATTATGGGAAATGATAGAACCAAAAGAAAATACGCAAGCGGATGAAAAGAAGGATATGATGGGAACCGCCTATTTATATCAAGCACTGCCAGAAGATATGATAATACaagttgcaagttgcaaaagTGCAAAAGAAATTTGGGATGCATTAAAGACTAGGCACATCGGTGCAGATCGCGTGCAAAAGGCACGTCTTCAAACgctcaaaacagagtttgagGTGTTAAAAATGAAGGAGGAAGACACTATCGATTCGTTCACTGCAAGACTAAATAGTATTGTCACGAGGGCAAGTGGTCTTGGATCAACTTTTGATCAACCAACTTTAGTACGGAAACTTCTGAGTTCTGTACCAAAAAGGTTCGTTCAAATTGTTGCAACCATTGAACAATTCGCTGATTTAGAAACAACGACGCTAGACGAGACAATTGGAAGGTTGAAAGCCTATGAAGAAAGGACCGGTTTGATGGATGAAAACCCGGTATATAATCAAGAGAAACTTATGTATACGCGACGCGACAAGAACTATGGTCGTGGAAGGCGTTTTGGGAAGAATGGACAGGGAAGGTTCAACTCATCGCAAGACAAGTGGCGTGATGGAAAGTTcaaacaagaagatgatgatgaagattcatCACATGATGCTTACAAGAATGGAAGCAACCAAAAGAAGTTTGGGAAGGATTTAAGCAAGATAAAATGCTACAATTGCCAAAAGTTTGGTCATTATGCCTCAGATTGTGTCCTGAATCAAATCAAAGAGGAGAAGAAACAAATCTGA